One window from the genome of Oryza glaberrima chromosome 3, OglaRS2, whole genome shotgun sequence encodes:
- the LOC127767582 gene encoding serine/threonine-protein kinase ATG1a-like produces MAAAPARSAGAAAEKRMVDPPRVVGEYKLLEEIGVGSFAKVYLATHLRTGDVVAVKEIDPRRIDERVRGGILEEKAILSTLSHPNILRLIDTIQEENLYLILEYCNGGDLEGYRTKGGEDARLPDATARDFMRQLAEGLKMLRGRSIVHRDLKPQNLLLSTNGDAITLKIGDFGFARSLVQENLAATMCGSPSYMAPEIMRCEDYDAKADLWSVGVILFQLVTGKLPFYGANLFKLRQNIHESNGVKFPKEIKDDLHPDFIDLCRGLLRLDPKKRISFEEFFNHKFLSTTGSTLYSGGSIQRKREISSEPNHPADLLRDTCQIISSDVLKDKSESVDSRNLQAFDSWEWIEREYVLVQANSTSTEILSSLEKSMKDGTGAKPASYDRSTVKRSAWNQNRNSVSRGVAIKSNGCTPLSTSHESTAAENLLNPPYCYTRLQLLNQYIVVLTELAEEKLFKGLDLEALSVELIILAIWNEALNACSLSTDATHDGFFLTQAHVNFLPKNDHRPSRNVVQGLDFTRLVSVCSWAESGFIKAYDRAEKISHRLRDNNDNTEMPDAVEIIFQTALIYGTTGAAKEVLGYQNRSVALYSKAIILLTFVLQEATNLPLNPPFSLSSSDQQRIHRYIANLRSHLCSAQLTGQQERYVQN; encoded by the exons ATggctgcggcgccggcgaggtcggcgggggcggcggcggagaagaggaTGGTGGATCCGCCGCGGGTGGTCGGGGAGTACAAGCTGCTGGAGGAGATTGGGGTGGGCTCGTTCGCGAAGGTGTACCTCGCGACGCACCTCCGCACCGGCGATGTCGTGGCGGTGAAGGAGATCGACCCCAGGAGGATCGACGAGCGCGTCCGCGGCGGAATCCTCGAGGAGAAGGCCATCCTCTCCACCCTCTCCCACCCCAACATCCTTCGCCTCATCGACACCATCCAG GAGGAGAATCTGTACCTGATTCTGGAGTACTGCAATGGAGGCGACCTCGAGGGGTACAGGACGAAGGGCGGCGAGGACGCCCGGTTGCCGGACGCCACCGCGAGGGACTTCATGCGGCAGCTCG CGGAAGGGCTCAAGATGCTGAGGGGAAGATCAATCGTGCACCGCGACCTCAAGCCTCAG AATCTTCTGCTATCAACTAATGGTGATGCCATCACACTGAAAATTGGAGATTTTGGGTTTGCTAG GTCTCTTGTGCAAGAAAATTTAGCTGCTACAATGTGTGGATCTCCATCCTATATGGCGCCAGAAATTATGCGATGTGAGGATTACGATGCAAAG GCAGACTTGTGGAGTGTTGGTGTTATTCTTTTTCAGCTAGTCACAGGGAAATTGCCTTTTTATGGGGCTAATCTATTCAAG CTGAGGCAAAACATCCATGAATCTAACGGCGTTAAGTTCCCTAAAGAAATCAAGGATGATTTACATCCTGATTTCATTGACCTGTGCCGAGGGCTCCTACGTCTTGATCCAA AGAAGAGAATTTCTTTTGAGGAATTCTTCAATCACAAGTTTTTGTCAACAACTGGGTCGACCCTTTACTCTGGTGGAAGCATTCAAAG GAAAAGAGAGATTAGCAGTGAGCCCAATCATCCTGCTGATTTATTAAGGGATACATGCCAGATCATTTCTTCGGATGTCCTGAAAGATAAGTCTGAAAGCGTGGATTCTAGAAATTTGCAAG CATTTGATTCATGGGAATGGATTGAACGAGAATATGTACTTGTTCAGGCGAACTCTACTTCCACGGAAATTTTGTCTTCACTTGAAAAGTCAATGAAGGATGGTACAGGTGCAAAACCTGCCAGCTATGATAGGTCCACTGTTAAACGGTCTGCTTGGAACCAAAACAGAAATTCAGTCAGTAGAGGGGTTGCTATAAAAAGCAATGGATGCACCCCATTGTCTACTTCCCATGAATCAACAGCTGCAGAAAATCTGCTAAATCCACCTTATTGTTACACAAGGCTTCAACTCCTTAACCAGTATATTGTTGTTCTTACAGAACTTGCAGAGGAGAAG CTTTTTAAAGGGCTGGACTTGGAGGCACTATCTGTTGAACTTATAATATTAGCTATTTGGAACGAGGCCCTTAATGCATGTAGTTTATCCACGGATGCTACACATGATGGATTTTTTTTGACCCAAGCTCATGTCAATTTCCTGCCTAAGAATGACCATCGTCCATCTCGAAATGTAGTACAAGGATTGGATTTCACCAGGCTCGTTTCTGTCTGTTCCTGGGCTGAAAGTGGCTTTATCAAGGCATATGACCGTGCAGAGAAGATATCACATAGGTTGCGGGACAACAATG ATAACACCGAGATGCCAGATGCAGTGGAGATCATATTCCAGACAGCTTTAATATATGGAACAACTGGTGCT GCAAAGGAAGTTTTGGGATACCAAAATAGATCGGTGGCGCTATACTCAAAAGCAATCATCTTGCTCACATTTGTATTGCAAGAAGCAACTAATTTGCCACTGAATCCGCCGTTTTCCCTTTCATCATCTGATCAGCAACGTATCCATAGGTACATAGCTAATTTGAGGAGCCATCTATGCAGTGCCCAGCTGACCGGACAACAGGAGAGATATGTCCAGAACTAA